A single region of the Manihot esculenta cultivar AM560-2 chromosome 12, M.esculenta_v8, whole genome shotgun sequence genome encodes:
- the LOC122725276 gene encoding uncharacterized protein LOC122725276: MIDGITKEAAISRNEQQLQPATSRQPLSFSSRRRSSTHRSCNGCAFATDRSSAEDDFVFFVDENQARERFLLSILRATTTTRASSSFPTILRMPDDDLSSHRCCNCARHASAHFLSSPLLSSPGCHIFLLAAIAAAAAVDPVIVAAAGRSPLLDAPLAITALPLATAATSATAYQMPRRAVSSRGREHSQHLSMNEIDEAVQVQEEILDHTPQALGGQANASSSSSVRTRGPNLGHPIPSNPSDRQLIRLKGTV, encoded by the exons ATGATCGACGGCATCACAAAGGAAGCCGCGATCTCCCGCAACGAACAGCAGCTTCAGCCCGCGACGTCACGACAGCCGCTATCCTTCAGCTCTCGCCGCCGTTCGTCGACCCACAGATCATGCAACGGTTGTGCATTCGCTACCGATCGAAGCAGCGCCGAAGACGACTTCGTCTTCTTCGTCGACGAGAATCAAGCAAGAGAACGATTTCTCCTCTCGATTCTACGGGCGACGACAACGACCAGAGCTAGTTCCAGCTTCCCCACGATATTGAGGATGCCCGACGACGACCTCAGCAGCCACAGATGCTGCAACTGTGCACGGCACGCGT CCGCCCacttcctctcctctcctctcctctcctctcctggATGCCACATCTTTCTCCTTGCCGCAAtcgccgccgccgccgccgTCGATCCCGTGATTGTCGCCGCTGCTGGACGCTCGCCACTGCTGGACGCTCCTCTCGCCATCACTGCGTTGCCGCTCGCCACTGCCGCTACTTCCGCCACTGCCTATCAA atgcctCGAAGAGCAGTATCATCCAGAGGTAGAGAACATAGCCAGCATCTGTCTATGAATGAAATAGATGAGGCAGTACAGGTGCAGGAGGAAATACTGGACCACACTCCACAAGCATTAGGGGGCCAAGCAAACgcatcctcatcatcatcagttCGAACTAGAGGTCCGAATTTGGGACATCCTATCCCATCAAACCCGTCTGATCGACAATTGATTAGATTGAAAGGAACTGTGTAA
- the LOC110627579 gene encoding uncharacterized protein LOC110627579 → MVTRSITNDIKMRYTAPWKTWSEIPLKTKDELFGLFRSRYAWDESEEGMVRIAWEKVGKERLRDILNRVRSELLRKHKKTDVAYLYNLGPDWMETEIWNELVAYWSTPEWRKKSEAGKTNRNVEKDGTIMKHSGGSIKLEVHENRLAKKLGRQPTQLELFRATHTKKGSQGVYIDGKSRRVDGAYLSAIVENVNDNCESQSAFNLNKWIEISGSSKGRVYGFGSSDIAKSGTPTTSFSCTSAHPGVPSQTMFSLEEVEQILEQNRIKMKQDMEQMQEQMQELPTDCYRMNLDIPTDLATKKFVAKIFRWNYPSANLSEIRR, encoded by the exons ATGGTTACTAGATCAATCACTAATGACATTAAGATGCGTTATACTGCTCCATGGAAAACTTGGTCAGAAATACCTTTAAAGACAAAAGACGAGCTCTTCGGACTTTTTCGG AGTCGATATGCATGGGATGAGAGTGAAGAAGGTATGGTTCGAATTGCTTGGGAAAAGGTAGGTAAAGAAAGACTGCGAGACATTCTTAATAGAGTTAGGAGCGAATTGTTGCGCAAGCACAAGAAGACAGATGTTGCTTATCTATACAATTTAGGACCAGATTGGATGGAGACAGAGATATGGAATGAACTTGTTGCATATTGGAGTACACCAGAGTGGAGAAAGAAATCAGAAGCAGGTAAAACAAATAGAAACGTAGAAAAAGATGGGACTATTATGAAACACTCTGGTGGTTCAATAAAATTGGAGGTTCATGAGAATAGATTG GCAAAGAAGTTGGGTAGAcaaccaactcaacttgaacTATTTCGTGCAACTCACACAAAAAAGGGGAGTCAAGGTGTTTACATTGATGGAAAATCACGACGAGTTGAT gGAGCTTATTTGAGTGCAATTGTTGAAAATGTGAATGACAATTGTGAGAGTCAGTCTGCTTTTAATTTGAATAAGTGGATTGAAATTTCTGGAAGTAGCAAAGGAagagtttatggttttggatCCTCTGATATTGCAAAATCAGGAACTCCAACTACATCTTTCTCATGCACATCAGCTCATCCTGGAGTACCTTCTCAAACTATGTTTTCTTTAGAGGAGGTTGAACAAATATTAGAGCAAAACCGGATCAAAATGAAACAAGACATGGagcaaatgcaagagcaaatgcaaga ATTACCGACGGATTGTTATAGGATGAATTTAGATAttccgacggatttagcgacgaaaAAATTCGTCGCTAAAATTTTCCGATGGAATTATCCGTCGGCAAATCtgtcggaaatccgtcgctaa